Proteins found in one Bacillus subtilis subsp. subtilis str. 168 genomic segment:
- the tcyM gene encoding sulfur-containing amino acid ABC transporter (permease) (Evidence 1a: Function from experimental evidences in the studied strain; PubMedId: 10939241, 11423008, 15262924, 15849754, 16850406, 23944997; Product type t : transporter) — protein sequence MQFDFPFIVSAMKEMVKTIPLTLMMAVLPIVFGFLVALGNIIVRIFRIKGLVACSRFYVSFFRSTPAILHIMLIYLGIPPVADQVSSFFHLGWSANEIPVSMFVIMALSLTAGAYLTEIIRSGILAMDTGQVEAAYSIGLTYSQTFRRVILPQALKVSIPNFTNLGIGFLHTTSIAAIVAVPEITGTATIVASDNYAFLEAFIGAAIIYWVLTLILESANGVLERKAARFQGGTL from the coding sequence TTGCAATTTGACTTTCCATTTATCGTTTCCGCCATGAAAGAAATGGTAAAGACCATTCCTCTGACATTGATGATGGCTGTTTTGCCGATTGTGTTTGGATTTCTCGTGGCTCTTGGAAATATAATTGTTAGAATTTTTAGAATTAAGGGCTTGGTGGCTTGCTCAAGGTTTTATGTGTCTTTCTTTCGAAGTACACCTGCAATTCTTCACATTATGTTGATTTATTTAGGGATACCGCCTGTTGCAGATCAAGTCAGCAGTTTTTTTCATCTCGGCTGGTCCGCTAATGAGATACCGGTCTCCATGTTTGTCATCATGGCCTTGTCTTTAACTGCCGGAGCTTATCTCACAGAAATCATCCGGTCGGGCATTCTGGCGATGGATACCGGACAGGTCGAAGCGGCTTATTCAATCGGCTTGACATACAGCCAAACCTTTCGGCGTGTAATATTGCCGCAGGCGCTGAAGGTTTCCATCCCAAACTTCACAAATTTGGGTATCGGCTTTTTGCATACCACCTCTATCGCGGCTATAGTGGCTGTCCCAGAGATTACAGGGACGGCGACTATCGTTGCTTCTGATAATTATGCATTTTTAGAAGCGTTTATCGGAGCAGCGATTATCTATTGGGTGCTGACTCTAATCCTAGAATCCGCAAATGGAGTATTAGAGAGAAAGGCAGCCAGATTTCAAGGAGGCACTTTATGA
- the tcyL gene encoding sulfur-containing amino acid ABC transporter (permease) (Evidence 1a: Function from experimental evidences in the studied strain; PubMedId: 10939241, 11423008, 15262924, 15849754, 16850406, 23944997; Product type t : transporter), whose product MEKAFDMNMIGDFVPTLTAYLPVTLYILTLSLLFGFVLGLFLALPRIYNIPIVNQLAKVYISFFRGTPIMVQLFIVFYGIPALTGLIGIDTSKMDPFYAAVATYALSNAAAAAEIIRAGVGSVDKGQTEAAYSIGLSGSQAFRRIVLPQALVQAFPNMGNMVISSLKDTSLAFSIGVMDMSGRGQTLITSSNHSLEVYIALSIVYYAVAVLFEWFFRVAEKRIKKNQTRIVTVFDMNIH is encoded by the coding sequence ATGGAAAAAGCGTTTGATATGAACATGATTGGAGATTTTGTGCCGACGTTAACCGCTTATTTACCGGTTACATTATACATTTTAACACTGTCCTTGCTTTTCGGTTTTGTATTAGGACTCTTTCTGGCACTGCCCCGCATCTATAATATTCCAATTGTAAATCAATTGGCAAAAGTGTATATCTCGTTTTTCAGGGGAACGCCTATCATGGTGCAGCTTTTCATCGTGTTTTACGGGATCCCGGCGCTTACGGGGCTTATCGGGATTGATACATCAAAAATGGACCCGTTTTATGCTGCTGTCGCAACCTACGCGTTAAGCAATGCAGCGGCAGCCGCAGAAATCATTCGAGCGGGGGTGGGCAGTGTAGATAAAGGCCAAACGGAAGCGGCGTACAGTATTGGCTTAAGCGGTAGTCAGGCCTTCAGGCGAATCGTTCTGCCCCAGGCACTTGTCCAGGCGTTTCCGAATATGGGAAACATGGTGATCAGTTCTTTAAAAGATACGTCTCTAGCCTTTTCAATAGGTGTTATGGATATGTCCGGAAGGGGCCAAACACTGATTACCTCAAGCAACCATTCTCTTGAAGTTTACATTGCGCTATCGATTGTTTATTATGCTGTAGCGGTTTTATTCGAATGGTTCTTTCGAGTGGCAGAAAAACGAATCAAGAAGAATCAAACAAGGATTGTTACTGTTTTTGACATGAACATACATTGA
- the tcyK gene encoding sulfur-containing amino acid ABC transporter binding lipoprotein (Evidence 1a: Function from experimental evidences in the studied strain; PubMedId: 10939241, 11423008, 15262924, 22720735, 23944997; Product type t : transporter), producing the protein MKTKTAFMAILFSLITVLSACGAGSQTTGAGQKKVQTITVGTGTQFPNICFIDEKGDLTGYDVELIKELDKRLPHYKFTFKTMEFSNLLVSLGQHKVDIVAHQMEKSKEREKKFLFNKVAYNHFPLKITVLQNNDTIRGIEDLKGKRVITSATSNGALVLKKWNEDNGRPFEIAYEGQGANETANQLKSGRADATISTPFAVDFQNKTSTIKEKTVGNVLSNAKVYFMFNKNEQTLSDDIDKALQEIIDDGTLKRLSLKWLGDDYSKEQY; encoded by the coding sequence ATGAAAACGAAAACAGCATTCATGGCAATATTATTTTCGCTTATAACAGTTCTGTCAGCTTGCGGTGCAGGCAGTCAAACGACGGGAGCCGGGCAAAAGAAGGTACAGACGATCACGGTCGGAACTGGAACCCAATTTCCGAATATTTGCTTTATCGATGAAAAAGGCGATTTAACCGGTTATGATGTCGAACTGATCAAAGAGCTTGATAAGCGCCTGCCACATTATAAATTCACATTTAAAACGATGGAATTTTCCAACCTGCTTGTCAGCCTCGGACAGCATAAAGTCGATATCGTGGCACATCAAATGGAGAAAAGCAAAGAGCGTGAGAAAAAATTTCTGTTTAACAAGGTTGCTTACAACCATTTTCCTTTAAAAATTACTGTGCTTCAAAATAACGATACGATCCGTGGAATTGAAGACTTAAAAGGAAAACGGGTGATTACGAGTGCAACCTCCAACGGAGCGCTTGTACTGAAAAAATGGAATGAGGATAATGGACGGCCGTTTGAGATTGCCTATGAGGGCCAAGGCGCAAATGAGACTGCGAATCAGCTGAAATCGGGGCGTGCGGACGCAACGATCTCAACGCCTTTTGCAGTAGACTTTCAAAACAAGACGAGCACTATTAAAGAAAAAACCGTCGGTAATGTGCTTTCAAATGCCAAAGTGTATTTTATGTTTAACAAAAATGAACAAACGTTAAGTGACGATATTGATAAAGCCTTACAGGAAATCATTGATGACGGAACGTTGAAAAGGCTCAGTTTGAAATGGCTTGGTGACGACTATTCCAAAGAGCAGTATTAG
- the tcyJ gene encoding sulfur containing amino acid ABC transporter binding lipoprotein (Evidence 1a: Function from experimental evidences in the studied strain; PubMedId: 10939241, 11423008, 15262924, 23944997; Product type t: transporter), whose amino-acid sequence MNKRKGLVLLLSVFALLGGGCSQTNNKTDRQAQTVIVGTGTDFPNIAFLNEKGELTGYDIEVMKAIDKELPQYTFEFKTMDFSNLLTSLGNKKIDVIAHNMAKNKEREKRFLYHKVPYNYSPMYITVKEDNHKIHTLKDLHGKTVIVGATSNAADYITKYNKTHGSPIHLKYAGQGSNDTANQIETGRADATIATPFAVDFQNKTHAFRQKTVGDVLLDTEVYFMFNKGSQTLADDTDQAIKKLEKNGTLKKLSRKWLGADYSKSSFEK is encoded by the coding sequence ATGAATAAGCGTAAAGGATTGGTTTTGCTGCTGTCAGTGTTTGCATTACTTGGCGGGGGATGTTCGCAAACAAATAACAAAACAGATCGTCAGGCTCAAACGGTCATAGTCGGCACTGGAACAGATTTTCCGAATATTGCGTTTTTAAATGAAAAAGGTGAATTGACCGGGTATGACATTGAAGTGATGAAAGCCATCGATAAGGAGTTGCCTCAATATACATTTGAATTTAAAACGATGGATTTCTCAAATTTGCTGACGAGTCTCGGAAATAAAAAAATTGATGTGATTGCGCACAATATGGCCAAAAATAAAGAACGAGAAAAGCGTTTTTTGTATCATAAAGTCCCATATAACTACTCGCCGATGTACATCACGGTGAAAGAGGATAATCACAAGATTCATACATTAAAAGACTTACACGGAAAAACAGTCATAGTTGGCGCCACGTCAAATGCGGCAGATTATATTACAAAGTACAACAAAACGCACGGCAGCCCAATTCATTTGAAATATGCGGGACAGGGAAGCAATGATACCGCCAATCAAATTGAAACCGGGCGCGCAGATGCAACGATAGCTACACCGTTTGCCGTCGATTTTCAGAATAAAACGCACGCCTTCCGCCAAAAGACAGTCGGTGACGTGTTATTAGATACCGAGGTGTACTTTATGTTTAATAAAGGCAGCCAAACCTTGGCGGATGACACGGATCAAGCGATTAAAAAGCTGGAGAAAAACGGAACGCTAAAAAAACTAAGCCGAAAATGGCTCGGGGCAGATTATTCAAAATCAAGTTTTGAAAAATAA
- the snaA gene encoding N-acetyltransferase acting on sulfur compounds (Evidence 1a: Function from experimental evidences in the studied strain; PubMedId: 11390694, 11423008, 16109943, 23944997; Product type e: enzyme): protein MSDDIFRLATVEDASELLKLVNSAFQPIRQLDIDWPSTRADIQMVSENIEHHSAIVLERDGKLISTITIRFPWESETPPSKYPFVWWFATLPEYKGQGAGSKLLTYVEEKVLRDMLKAPALTLGTSARKHPWLADMYRRRGYEVYFEQEKDGDIGVMMHKVLIPERFNPTLLGAPSWA from the coding sequence ATGAGTGATGATATTTTTCGACTGGCAACTGTTGAAGATGCATCGGAGCTGTTGAAACTGGTTAACAGCGCATTTCAGCCCATTCGGCAGCTGGATATTGATTGGCCATCCACGAGAGCTGATATCCAAATGGTATCAGAAAATATTGAACATCATTCAGCGATTGTGCTGGAGCGGGATGGGAAGCTGATTTCAACGATTACAATCAGGTTCCCGTGGGAGAGTGAGACGCCTCCTTCAAAATATCCATTTGTGTGGTGGTTTGCGACACTGCCGGAATATAAAGGGCAAGGCGCCGGAAGTAAGCTGCTTACGTATGTTGAAGAAAAAGTGCTTCGAGATATGCTGAAGGCTCCTGCGCTGACACTCGGCACATCGGCGCGCAAGCATCCTTGGCTTGCTGACATGTACAGAAGGAGAGGGTATGAAGTGTATTTTGAGCAGGAAAAAGACGGGGACATAGGTGTGATGATGCACAAGGTTCTGATTCCGGAACGATTTAACCCAACGCTTTTAGGTGCGCCCAGCTGGGCATGA
- the ascR gene encoding transcriptional regulator of operon snaA-ytnM degrading cysteine-containing compounds (AscR-N-acetylcysteine) (Evidence 1a: Function from experimental evidences in the studied strain; PubMedId: 11390694, 11423008, 15272571, 16109943, 16513748, 22212096, 23944997; Product type r: regulator) codes for MELRSIKTFHTIVKFGSFYKAAEILNYSQPTISMRMKQLEQDLGVLLFERGKSLQLTKAGKLFYERTGDLLMQYEALKHNLSDLKEEEAGIINIGVSEPTASLIFPEILKDFLMDYPKITVNIKVDDANTCSQKLLDGTIDFAVCGEPELILENYYHPFFYDTLNVIVSDQHPLAEKKAVHLSDLAEERFIFTPANCPIRLQIEQHLHRELGNRYKKMELTSSMSHEYYVRENIGISIFTSTAHSKPFNGTKVIPILNLDITPPIGLLTNQKEVHFDRATKDLIARITKRFQQRSKELEGTSDKTITG; via the coding sequence TTGGAGTTACGCTCAATCAAAACGTTTCATACGATTGTAAAATTTGGAAGCTTCTATAAAGCTGCAGAAATACTCAACTACTCGCAGCCGACGATATCGATGCGTATGAAGCAATTGGAGCAGGATTTAGGCGTACTGCTGTTTGAAAGAGGAAAAAGCCTGCAGTTGACAAAAGCAGGGAAGCTTTTTTATGAACGAACAGGAGATCTTTTGATGCAATACGAGGCGCTTAAACACAACCTCTCCGACTTAAAGGAAGAAGAGGCAGGCATTATCAACATAGGGGTTTCAGAGCCAACCGCCAGTCTGATATTCCCCGAGATTTTAAAGGATTTCTTAATGGATTACCCAAAGATAACGGTTAATATCAAGGTTGATGACGCCAATACCTGCAGTCAAAAGCTCTTAGACGGGACGATTGATTTTGCAGTCTGCGGCGAGCCGGAGCTGATTCTTGAAAATTACTACCATCCATTTTTTTATGACACATTAAATGTGATTGTATCTGATCAACATCCGCTCGCTGAGAAGAAGGCTGTCCATTTGTCTGATTTAGCAGAAGAGCGCTTCATATTTACGCCCGCCAATTGCCCCATTCGCTTACAAATTGAACAGCATTTACATAGAGAACTCGGGAATCGCTACAAAAAAATGGAGCTCACAAGCAGCATGTCACATGAATATTACGTACGTGAAAACATCGGAATTTCAATCTTTACCAGCACCGCACATTCTAAACCGTTCAACGGCACTAAAGTCATTCCAATTCTGAACCTGGATATCACCCCGCCCATAGGGCTGTTGACAAATCAAAAAGAAGTTCATTTTGACCGCGCCACGAAGGACTTGATCGCCCGGATAACCAAACGTTTTCAGCAGCGCAGCAAAGAATTGGAAGGAACCTCTGATAAGACCATTACAGGATAA
- the ytkL gene encoding putative metal-dependent hydrolase (Evidence 3: Putative function from multiple computational evidences; Product type e: enzyme): MKVTYHGHSVITVETKDHHIIFDPFLTGNSLTDIKPEDVKADVILLTHGHNDHVGDTEQIAKQNNALVIAPNELAVYLGWKGLNVHPMHIGGSRQFDFGKVKLTQAFHGSAITDEENKTITYTGMPAGILLTVEDKTIFHAGDTALFSDMKLIGELNHIDLAFLPIGDNFTMGPEDAKLAAEWLRAKQVVPVHYNTFPVIEQDPEAFADSLPGGVGKVMSVGETIEL, encoded by the coding sequence ATGAAAGTGACATATCACGGACATTCTGTAATCACAGTGGAAACGAAGGACCATCATATTATTTTTGATCCGTTTTTAACAGGGAATTCATTAACGGATATAAAGCCGGAGGATGTAAAAGCGGATGTCATCTTACTAACGCACGGCCACAATGACCATGTCGGTGATACTGAACAAATCGCCAAGCAAAATAACGCGCTGGTTATAGCCCCGAACGAGCTCGCTGTGTACTTAGGCTGGAAAGGCTTGAATGTTCATCCAATGCATATTGGCGGCTCCCGCCAGTTCGATTTTGGAAAAGTGAAGCTCACACAGGCCTTTCATGGATCAGCCATCACAGATGAAGAAAACAAAACGATCACTTACACAGGCATGCCTGCCGGTATTTTGCTGACTGTAGAAGATAAAACGATTTTCCACGCGGGCGATACGGCACTTTTCTCTGATATGAAACTCATTGGCGAATTGAATCATATCGACCTTGCTTTCCTTCCGATTGGCGATAACTTTACAATGGGGCCTGAAGACGCCAAGCTTGCTGCTGAATGGCTGCGCGCAAAACAGGTCGTGCCGGTGCATTACAATACATTCCCGGTCATCGAACAAGACCCAGAAGCATTCGCTGACAGCCTGCCGGGCGGAGTCGGCAAAGTCATGTCGGTCGGTGAGACGATCGAGCTTTAA
- the ytkK gene encoding putative 3-oxoacyl-acyl-carrier protein reductase (Evidence 3: Putative function from multiple computational evidences; Product type e: enzyme), protein MRHALITAGSKGLGRKVTETLLAKGYSVTVNYRQDEEAVSRLKEACPDCLDRLQFVKGDVTKKEDLLRIAEAALNRFGRIDFLINNAGPYIFERKKLADYTDDEWYGMLEGNLSAVFHLFKAVIPIMRKQQFGRIITYGFQGAAHAPGWLHRSAFGAAKVGLASLTKTIAIEEAEFGITANMVCPGDIVGDMKEASIEEARMRIGKEKTPIGRSGTGEDIARIIAFLCEENSDLVTGTVIEATGGLNVINKNQTT, encoded by the coding sequence GTGCGACATGCTTTAATTACTGCCGGTTCGAAGGGTTTAGGCCGCAAAGTGACTGAAACGTTGCTTGCAAAGGGGTATTCAGTAACAGTCAATTACAGACAGGATGAGGAGGCAGTCAGCCGCCTGAAGGAAGCCTGTCCCGATTGTCTTGACCGGCTGCAATTTGTAAAAGGTGATGTCACCAAAAAAGAAGATCTGCTGCGTATTGCAGAGGCTGCCTTAAACCGCTTCGGAAGGATCGACTTTTTGATTAACAACGCTGGACCATACATATTTGAACGTAAAAAGTTAGCCGATTATACTGATGATGAATGGTATGGCATGCTGGAAGGAAATTTAAGCGCCGTCTTTCATTTATTCAAAGCGGTTATTCCTATTATGAGAAAACAGCAATTTGGACGCATTATTACGTACGGATTCCAAGGTGCGGCTCACGCGCCCGGCTGGCTTCACCGATCGGCATTTGGCGCTGCGAAAGTGGGCTTGGCTTCTTTGACGAAGACAATTGCCATTGAAGAAGCCGAATTCGGCATAACCGCCAACATGGTTTGCCCAGGAGACATTGTCGGCGACATGAAAGAAGCATCGATAGAGGAAGCCAGAATGCGAATCGGCAAAGAAAAAACGCCGATAGGAAGATCCGGTACAGGCGAGGATATTGCCAGGATTATCGCTTTCTTGTGTGAGGAGAACTCAGACCTTGTGACAGGGACTGTCATTGAAGCCACCGGAGGCCTCAATGTCATTAACAAGAATCAAACAACATAA
- the ytzD gene encoding hypothetical protein (Evidence 4: Unknown function but conserved in other organisms; PubMedId: 11423008) — MKKRKLAWQQEFVKISFIKSRHYSQPTSIMMGGRMMKKEPERYIYDEQESQETTRLISEAYQSGYVDMPDQESSSPAE, encoded by the coding sequence TTGAAAAAGCGAAAGCTTGCGTGGCAGCAGGAGTTTGTTAAAATTTCCTTCATAAAATCCCGTCATTATAGCCAACCTACCTCTATAATGATGGGAGGCAGAATGATGAAAAAAGAACCGGAACGCTATATTTATGATGAACAAGAAAGCCAGGAGACAACAAGGCTCATTTCAGAAGCATATCAAAGCGGTTATGTCGATATGCCTGATCAGGAGTCTTCATCTCCTGCAGAATAA